From a region of the Spelaeicoccus albus genome:
- a CDS encoding beta-N-acetylhexosaminidase, producing the protein MTMPPLVPSPTSARETGGDVEVPGVVRIAGDLPLTTVQRRFVEDWLGSPTELVDADAWLMLTRDDALQDGSYRLVIDETVRIEAAGEIGVLHALQTLRQFAGPEAFASAPAPRTAPVRLARAEIEDAPRFGFRGVHLDVARHFVPKAEVLRFIDIAAAHKLSALHLHLTEDQGWRMPIDAFPLLTEAASYRADSLAAWAPDGTAHYAGRPHGGFYTKQDLREIVAFAAERGVTVIPEIDVPGHSVAAISAYPRLGVGAPDVDVWTDWGVNDCILDPSDYTLDFFRTVLDEVMDVFPSPVIHIGGDEVPYRRWQESADVRQRATDVGLNSVEELHGWFLAQLVAHIEARGRRAGVWHEAVSAALPTSALVNAWSNADGVEACLGAGYDTIVSCCSHLYLDYRPSDSGDEPSACEPVLPMRTLYEFDAVTPGMRTAADQSGAQIAGIQAQLWTEWLDTQGIRDYHAYPRLAAFAELAWSEPGEYADFERRLRGGHLERLDSAGVDYRPLDGPLSRQLRPDIRALTGR; encoded by the coding sequence ATGACCATGCCTCCCTTGGTGCCCAGCCCGACGTCCGCACGCGAGACCGGCGGCGACGTCGAGGTGCCCGGCGTCGTCCGGATCGCCGGCGACCTGCCGCTGACGACCGTGCAGCGACGGTTTGTCGAAGACTGGCTCGGCTCCCCCACCGAGCTCGTCGACGCCGACGCGTGGCTGATGCTGACGCGGGACGACGCGTTGCAGGACGGCTCGTACCGGCTCGTCATCGACGAAACCGTCCGGATCGAAGCTGCCGGCGAAATCGGCGTGCTCCACGCGCTGCAGACGCTGCGCCAATTCGCCGGGCCCGAGGCATTCGCATCGGCTCCGGCCCCGCGTACTGCGCCGGTGCGCCTTGCGCGCGCCGAGATCGAGGATGCGCCCCGGTTCGGCTTCCGCGGCGTACATCTGGACGTCGCCCGGCACTTCGTTCCCAAAGCGGAAGTGTTGCGGTTCATCGACATCGCCGCCGCGCACAAGTTGAGCGCACTGCACCTGCACCTGACCGAAGACCAGGGATGGCGGATGCCCATCGACGCGTTTCCGCTGCTGACCGAGGCTGCCTCCTACCGCGCCGACAGTCTCGCGGCCTGGGCTCCGGACGGCACGGCACATTATGCCGGCCGGCCGCACGGGGGTTTCTACACCAAACAGGATTTGCGCGAAATCGTCGCATTTGCGGCCGAGCGCGGCGTCACGGTCATTCCGGAAATCGACGTGCCCGGGCATTCCGTCGCGGCGATTTCCGCCTACCCGCGGCTCGGGGTCGGCGCCCCCGACGTCGACGTGTGGACGGACTGGGGCGTCAACGATTGCATCCTGGACCCATCCGACTACACGCTCGATTTCTTCCGCACGGTCCTGGACGAAGTGATGGACGTCTTCCCGTCGCCGGTCATCCACATCGGCGGCGACGAGGTGCCGTACCGGCGCTGGCAGGAGTCGGCAGACGTCCGGCAGCGCGCCACGGACGTCGGTCTGAACTCGGTCGAAGAGCTGCACGGCTGGTTCCTGGCCCAGCTGGTGGCTCATATCGAAGCCCGCGGGCGTCGGGCCGGCGTGTGGCACGAAGCGGTGTCGGCCGCGCTGCCGACCAGCGCTCTCGTGAACGCATGGTCGAACGCGGACGGCGTCGAAGCTTGCCTGGGGGCCGGCTACGACACAATTGTCTCGTGCTGCTCGCACCTGTACCTCGATTACCGGCCGAGTGATTCGGGCGACGAGCCCAGCGCCTGCGAGCCGGTGCTGCCGATGCGCACGCTATACGAATTCGACGCCGTGACGCCCGGCATGCGCACAGCTGCCGATCAAAGCGGCGCGCAGATCGCCGGCATTCAGGCACAGCTGTGGACCGAATGGCTCGACACCCAAGGCATTCGCGACTACCACGCCTACCCGCGCCTAGCTGCCTTCGCCGAGCTGGCGTGGAGCGAGCCCGGCGAGTACGCCGATTTCGAGCGGCGCCTTCGCGGCGGACATTTGGAACGTCTGGACTCCGCGGGCGTCGACTACCGCCCGTTGGACGGTCCGCTGTCCCGGCAGTTGCGTCCCGACATTCGCGCTCTCACCGGCCGCTGA
- a CDS encoding family 20 glycosylhydrolase translates to MSSATVPAVQVRRPATGVVTDFKRIVLSRRDAPELRGLAVMVQAELAPDTVPVVVDAARERGDLCLELAYSEEPVGNDVENGNEEGYRIATDEAVVVSARHPAGVYYATRTVLQLVRTGGVDADIVDWPVYPQRGVMLDIGRKYFTPGWIKKFIRELGWLKLNTLHLHLNDNSGVGLECRAHPEIVSTPALSREDLASILDTAAAHHVTVIPEFDSPAHARAITRAHPEFALRDRHGRMHFDKLDFSLPAARRLVERVITEWADLFDGRWFDIGGDEFFAAPWEDESLRDPGLFPCLAAYASDRRGRPLSAHDGYTIYMNDLADLVHSRGKRAKMWNDHVDPRTGSIAIAGSVQIDCWIRWNASFPSAAELAQAGYSLVNRNGDYLYFILSADEPPGHDIRKSPEGIYRNWHVRRFMGTAGGSDQDLDRSASVDGAVLSIWCDSPATMTEQEVAENVLGWLQSFSQRVWDSPSPANYSTFTLDCRRIGAKSDRASINRLEPS, encoded by the coding sequence ATGAGTTCCGCTACTGTCCCGGCCGTGCAGGTCCGGCGTCCGGCCACGGGCGTCGTCACGGACTTCAAGAGAATTGTGCTCAGTCGACGTGATGCTCCGGAACTCCGTGGGCTGGCGGTGATGGTGCAGGCAGAACTTGCTCCCGATACCGTGCCCGTCGTCGTCGATGCGGCGCGAGAGCGCGGCGACCTGTGCCTAGAACTCGCGTACTCCGAGGAACCAGTCGGCAATGACGTCGAAAACGGGAACGAGGAGGGCTATCGAATCGCGACGGACGAAGCCGTCGTCGTATCGGCGCGACATCCTGCCGGCGTCTACTACGCAACGCGCACCGTGTTGCAGCTTGTGCGAACGGGTGGAGTCGACGCGGATATCGTCGACTGGCCGGTTTATCCGCAACGCGGCGTCATGCTCGATATCGGGCGCAAGTACTTCACCCCCGGCTGGATCAAGAAATTCATCAGGGAACTCGGCTGGCTCAAACTCAATACCCTGCATCTGCACTTGAACGACAACAGCGGCGTCGGGCTCGAATGCCGCGCCCACCCCGAGATCGTGAGCACACCGGCGCTCAGCCGCGAGGACCTCGCGTCGATCCTCGACACGGCCGCGGCGCATCACGTCACTGTCATACCCGAATTCGATTCGCCGGCGCACGCGCGAGCGATCACCCGCGCGCATCCCGAATTCGCGCTGCGAGACAGGCACGGACGGATGCACTTCGACAAGCTCGACTTCTCGTTGCCGGCCGCGCGGAGGCTCGTGGAGCGTGTCATCACCGAATGGGCCGATCTTTTTGACGGCCGATGGTTCGACATCGGCGGGGACGAGTTCTTCGCGGCTCCCTGGGAAGATGAATCGCTGCGCGACCCCGGGCTGTTTCCCTGTCTCGCCGCGTATGCTTCCGACCGTCGAGGGCGCCCGTTGTCAGCTCACGACGGCTACACGATCTACATGAACGACCTGGCCGACCTCGTCCATTCCCGCGGGAAGCGAGCAAAGATGTGGAACGATCACGTCGATCCACGCACCGGAAGCATCGCGATCGCCGGCTCAGTGCAAATCGACTGCTGGATTCGGTGGAACGCGTCGTTTCCGTCCGCCGCGGAATTGGCTCAGGCCGGCTATTCCCTTGTCAACCGAAATGGCGACTACTTGTACTTCATCCTCTCGGCGGATGAGCCTCCCGGACACGACATCCGAAAGAGTCCGGAGGGCATATACCGGAATTGGCACGTGCGCCGCTTCATGGGCACTGCGGGCGGGAGCGATCAGGACCTCGATCGGTCCGCCTCTGTCGACGGAGCCGTGCTGTCGATCTGGTGCGATTCGCCCGCGACGATGACCGAGCAGGAAGTCGCCGAAAACGTTCTCGGCTGGTTGCAGTCGTTCAGCCAGCGCGTTTGGGACTCACCGTCACCGGCGAACTATTCGACGTTCACATTGGATTGCCGGAGAATCGGCGCCAAATCTGATAGAGCCAGCATCAACCGATTGGAACCCTCATGA
- a CDS encoding LacI family DNA-binding transcriptional regulator: MTRATIKDIAIAAGVSEAAVSFALNDKPGVSADTRSRIRASAEALGWHPNVAARALSADKARAVGLVIARSPERVGSESFFLQLIAGIESALAKLSLALVLQIAPSVDDEMNTYRRWWSERRVDGVLLVDLRTDDPRPEMIAALRMPAVVIGDPGNSSIPGIAIDDTPAMNAIVAHLAEEGHRNIAHVCGPADLAHTRRRIDAFRSATSSLGITTIGSQSTDYSESSGVEATRQLLALPNRPTAIVFDNEILAVSGMSTIHAAGLSVPGDVAIVSWEDHVICTATVPQLTALRRDPFALGRRSAAALLDLLDGKPAHGVDEPTPGLTVRGSTRP; this comes from the coding sequence ATGACCCGCGCCACCATCAAGGACATCGCCATCGCTGCCGGGGTCTCCGAGGCGGCGGTGTCGTTCGCGCTCAACGACAAGCCTGGCGTGTCCGCCGACACGCGGAGTCGAATCCGCGCCAGCGCCGAAGCACTCGGCTGGCATCCCAACGTCGCGGCCCGCGCGCTGTCAGCCGACAAGGCCCGCGCGGTCGGCTTGGTGATCGCCCGCTCGCCGGAGCGCGTCGGCAGCGAATCGTTCTTCCTACAGCTCATCGCCGGCATCGAATCGGCTCTGGCCAAGCTTTCGCTTGCTCTCGTTTTACAGATTGCGCCGTCGGTTGACGACGAAATGAATACCTACCGCCGTTGGTGGTCCGAACGGCGCGTCGACGGCGTCCTGCTCGTCGACCTGCGCACCGACGACCCCCGGCCCGAAATGATTGCCGCCCTTCGCATGCCGGCCGTCGTCATCGGCGACCCGGGCAACTCGTCCATCCCGGGCATCGCCATCGACGACACACCCGCCATGAACGCCATCGTTGCGCATTTGGCGGAAGAGGGTCACCGGAACATCGCCCATGTCTGTGGACCCGCCGACCTGGCGCATACGCGACGCCGTATCGATGCCTTTCGGTCTGCGACAAGCTCTTTGGGCATCACGACGATCGGCAGCCAGTCCACCGATTACTCGGAAAGCTCCGGCGTGGAAGCCACGCGCCAACTACTTGCCCTGCCGAACCGACCGACAGCAATAGTCTTCGACAACGAAATCCTGGCTGTCTCGGGCATGTCGACGATCCATGCGGCGGGCCTCTCGGTTCCCGGCGACGTGGCGATCGTCTCGTGGGAAGATCACGTGATCTGCACGGCAACCGTTCCGCAGCTGACAGCGCTACGCCGCGACCCGTTTGCACTCGGACGACGTTCGGCCGCCGCACTGCTCGATCTCTTGGATGGCAAACCAGCTCACGGCGTCGACGAACCGACGCCTGGGCTGACAGTTCGAGGCTCGACGAGGCCATGA
- a CDS encoding ABC transporter substrate-binding protein — translation MKFGIPRRRVLACISIAAAGALGLSACGSGGGSDSASGKIEGTITFQTWNLKAGYSKYFKGLIKDFEKAHPGAHVKWQDQPADNYDKKVQSQATNHDMPDVLNTTPDLAYPLAKAGVLMNVSDEDPDAKKLYLPGSWKSLTYKDPKGVFAYPWYLNTGPNFFDKKLFKKAGLDPENPPVSYDEMLADAVTLGKNVKGKYYLWGNVPSINDIALWGAPLMNKDETKFTFNTDEAAAMVDKYRKAYKAGGFLPAGLNMKYTGVGKAFMSGKVAMNSGSAYDLQNFKKNAPTLAKHLGIGPAFTNTGKYEMSVQSISVASQSDHLATAKAFARFVTNEKNQMAFAKLVNIFPSTAGTLDKPFFRKLDGTKNTELRVKAAKQLKSAVEYTPIKFTPEMATYLQQQLSDAILGKEPSKQALDKTVAKANSLLAQG, via the coding sequence ATGAAGTTCGGCATACCAAGAAGGCGGGTGCTTGCCTGCATCAGCATTGCTGCGGCCGGAGCGCTCGGCTTGAGCGCGTGCGGCTCCGGAGGCGGCTCCGACTCCGCATCCGGCAAGATCGAGGGCACCATCACGTTCCAGACGTGGAACTTGAAAGCCGGATATTCGAAGTACTTCAAGGGTCTGATCAAGGATTTCGAGAAGGCGCATCCCGGCGCACACGTGAAATGGCAGGATCAGCCCGCCGACAACTACGACAAAAAGGTCCAGTCGCAAGCTACGAACCACGATATGCCTGATGTTCTCAACACCACGCCTGATTTGGCGTACCCGCTAGCCAAAGCAGGCGTCCTCATGAACGTCAGCGACGAAGATCCTGACGCCAAGAAGCTGTATCTGCCCGGTTCCTGGAAGTCGCTGACATACAAGGACCCCAAAGGCGTCTTTGCGTATCCGTGGTACCTGAACACGGGCCCGAACTTCTTCGACAAGAAACTGTTCAAAAAGGCCGGACTTGATCCGGAGAACCCGCCGGTATCTTACGACGAGATGCTTGCCGACGCCGTCACGCTGGGCAAGAACGTGAAAGGTAAGTACTACTTGTGGGGCAATGTGCCGTCTATCAACGACATTGCGCTGTGGGGAGCTCCGCTGATGAACAAGGACGAAACTAAATTTACGTTCAACACGGACGAAGCGGCAGCCATGGTCGATAAGTACCGCAAGGCATACAAGGCTGGCGGCTTTCTGCCGGCCGGGCTCAACATGAAGTACACGGGCGTCGGCAAAGCCTTCATGAGTGGCAAGGTAGCCATGAACTCCGGCAGTGCCTATGACTTGCAGAACTTCAAGAAAAACGCGCCGACGCTGGCCAAGCATCTAGGAATCGGACCGGCGTTTACCAATACCGGTAAGTATGAGATGTCCGTCCAAAGTATTTCCGTGGCCTCTCAGAGCGATCACTTGGCCACGGCCAAGGCATTCGCCCGGTTCGTGACGAACGAGAAGAACCAAATGGCATTTGCCAAATTGGTCAATATCTTTCCGTCGACCGCTGGCACGTTAGACAAGCCGTTCTTCCGCAAATTGGATGGCACGAAGAATACCGAGCTGAGGGTTAAAGCCGCCAAACAGCTCAAGTCGGCTGTGGAGTACACGCCGATCAAGTTCACCCCGGAAATGGCCACTTATTTGCAACAACAGCTCTCGGACGCGATTTTGGGCAAAGAACCGTCCAAGCAGGCGCTCGATAAGACCGTAGCGAAGGCCAACTCGTTGTTGGCGCAGGGCTGA
- a CDS encoding carbohydrate ABC transporter permease, which translates to MAGVNTAAGARRAEAEIAGPAARPERRAVAKLNGQFSPWLFLAPALIITLAFVVYPFLRTITTSFTSATPFDAGEFVGIDNYRQLFADPLFWVALRNSVLYLAVVPVMVVLPLLLALLVQKTVPGIGLFRTAIYTPVVASMVVVVVIWQWMFDDRGLINSLLQTLHVISSPIPFLSNAWLILVCAMIVTIWKGLGYYMIVYLAVLANVPRELNEAAEIDGAGPIRRFMTVTVPAMRSTMVLIGVISSVAAFRVFTEVYLLAGPTAGPGGQDSTLVTLIESSGTGLTARLGYSSAVSVVLFVLTIGLLLINLRVTRSKDKS; encoded by the coding sequence ATGGCAGGCGTCAACACGGCGGCCGGCGCACGGCGTGCCGAGGCCGAGATCGCTGGTCCGGCCGCCCGTCCCGAGAGGCGGGCGGTGGCCAAGCTCAACGGGCAGTTTTCACCGTGGCTGTTTCTGGCCCCCGCCCTCATCATCACGCTGGCATTTGTGGTGTACCCGTTCCTTCGAACGATCACCACGTCATTCACGTCGGCGACACCGTTCGATGCCGGGGAGTTCGTCGGCATCGACAATTACCGGCAGCTGTTTGCCGATCCGCTATTCTGGGTGGCGCTTCGCAATAGCGTGCTCTATCTGGCGGTCGTGCCGGTCATGGTGGTGCTGCCGTTGCTGCTGGCTCTGCTCGTGCAAAAAACCGTGCCGGGAATCGGGCTGTTCAGGACTGCGATCTATACGCCGGTCGTCGCCTCGATGGTCGTCGTGGTCGTCATCTGGCAATGGATGTTCGACGACCGCGGGCTGATCAACAGCTTGTTGCAAACGCTGCACGTCATCTCCAGCCCGATTCCGTTCCTCTCCAATGCCTGGCTCATCTTGGTGTGCGCCATGATTGTGACGATCTGGAAGGGCCTCGGTTATTACATGATCGTGTACCTGGCCGTGCTGGCGAACGTTCCCCGTGAATTGAACGAAGCAGCCGAAATCGACGGTGCCGGCCCGATTCGCCGCTTCATGACCGTGACGGTGCCTGCCATGCGGTCGACCATGGTGCTGATCGGCGTGATCTCGTCGGTTGCAGCGTTTCGCGTTTTCACTGAAGTGTATTTGCTTGCCGGCCCCACAGCGGGGCCCGGCGGTCAGGACTCCACCCTCGTCACGCTGATCGAGTCGTCGGGGACGGGCCTCACCGCGCGGCTCGGCTATTCGTCGGCGGTCTCAGTAGTGCTGTTCGTGTTGACAATCGGACTGCTTCTGATCAACCTTCGCGTCACGCGCAGTAAGGACAAATCATGA
- a CDS encoding carbohydrate ABC transporter permease: MSAASDLARPRRRRRRFTTAGGDKLTRTELVVRYTLLLVVVAITIGPFVWEFLTSIKGHGDDLYAQPPQWLPKDANFDNYVRVNNVIPVLRFVLNSLVVATANVAMNVMGSALAGYALARLKFRGRKVAFGVFLAALLIPQEAAIISVLQMVNHIHLSNTLVAVVLPGCIASLNVLLMMNAFSAIPKEIDEAAVIDGANAWKRFWRIGLPAVKGTMAVVGLLSFMGGWDDFLWPLLVLNDTDKYTLTVGLNYLQGTFNQDPRVVAAGTIIAVAPLIALFLILQKQFFKGVGEGAIKG, encoded by the coding sequence ATGAGCGCCGCGTCCGATCTCGCCCGGCCGCGACGTCGGCGGCGCCGCTTCACCACCGCCGGCGGCGACAAGCTGACCCGTACCGAACTCGTCGTCCGGTACACGTTGTTGCTGGTCGTCGTGGCAATCACGATCGGGCCGTTCGTGTGGGAATTCCTGACTTCCATCAAGGGCCACGGAGACGATCTGTACGCCCAGCCCCCGCAATGGCTGCCGAAGGACGCGAACTTCGACAATTACGTGCGCGTCAACAACGTGATTCCCGTGCTGCGATTCGTGCTCAATTCGCTCGTCGTGGCAACCGCGAACGTGGCAATGAACGTCATGGGATCAGCGCTCGCCGGCTATGCGCTTGCCCGGCTGAAGTTCCGCGGCCGGAAGGTCGCCTTCGGGGTATTCCTCGCCGCACTGCTCATCCCGCAGGAAGCGGCGATCATCTCGGTGCTGCAGATGGTCAACCACATCCACCTGTCCAACACCCTCGTCGCGGTCGTCCTGCCCGGCTGCATTGCCTCGCTCAACGTGCTGCTCATGATGAACGCGTTCTCGGCCATCCCCAAAGAGATCGACGAAGCCGCGGTCATCGACGGCGCGAATGCGTGGAAGCGGTTTTGGCGGATCGGCCTGCCGGCCGTGAAGGGCACGATGGCAGTCGTCGGCCTGCTGTCGTTCATGGGCGGATGGGACGACTTCTTGTGGCCGCTGCTGGTACTGAACGACACGGACAAGTACACGCTGACAGTAGGATTGAATTACCTGCAGGGCACCTTCAACCAGGATCCCCGAGTAGTCGCGGCGGGCACGATCATTGCCGTGGCCCCTCTCATTGCCCTGTTCCTCATTCTGCAAAAACAGTTCTTCAAAGGCGTCGGTGAAGGCGCGATTAAGGGTTAA
- a CDS encoding alpha-mannosidase produces the protein MHHNETLTMGRLRRVLAERIRPVVHEAVAPLAIEAWHVGDGRGEPVPPAVALPGGDPEAAAAAGVRYEPFAVGRKWGPAWGTTWFHVTGNVPDDAGDDVELIVDLGWQDHSPGFQAEGLVYRPDGSVVKALNPRNAWIPAVAGESVDLYIEAAANPLLLDVHPFLPTEDGDKATARAEPIYTLARADINVFHRHVWELVGDFEVLGGLAAELGDTGRGRELLGAIAGALDAVDLGDVAGSASAARARLAPMFDRPAAASAHRLTAIGHAHIDSAWLWPVRETVRKVARTSSNVLGLLDSDPDFKFAMSSAQQYEWIKDHRPELWDRVKDAVAGGRFIPVGGMWVESDTNMVGSEAMARQFIYGQRFFRENFGVTCKEVWLPDSFGYSAALPQIVKSAGARWFLTQKISWNQENPFPHHTFQWEGIDGTRVFTHFPPADTYNSDLSAKEIGHAERNFRDKGAATRSLVPFGWGDGGGGPTREMLARAKRTHDLEGSARVSIESPREFFEAAEAEYPDAPVWKGELYLELHRGTYTSQALTKQGNRRSEHLLAEAELWSATAAVYAGHAYPYDDLERLWKLVLLQQFHDILPGSSIAWVHREAAENYAQVAAELRRLIDAAQSALDAGRQLEFNASPFARHGVPAHAAAAPSAIKQTRGVSVAEDGGDVVLDNGVIRARLDARGLLTSVYDIDARRELIPDGRAGNLLQLHQDFPNMWDAWDIDRFYKNTAVDLTVVDGIDTDGTAVVVRHSFGASTITQRISIEPGSRRVDFENDIDWHESEKLLKLAFPIDVHADSAAYETQFGHIFRPTHENTSWDNARFEVCAHRWVHVGETGYGAAVANDSTYGHDVSRHPSIAGGTYSTVRLSLVRGPKFPDPRTDQGRHVTRCSLVVGAEIPDAVEAGYALNLPERAAGDSDDSASPAAVAPLLSVAEGHVIVETVKLAEDRSGDVIARVYEPYGARARARLSAGFPVANVVQTNLLEDETRPDGVRAQGDGIELTLRPFQIVTVRLTPADADGRR, from the coding sequence ATGCACCACAATGAAACACTCACCATGGGCCGGCTGCGCCGCGTGCTCGCCGAGCGCATCAGGCCGGTCGTCCACGAGGCCGTCGCGCCGCTCGCGATCGAAGCATGGCATGTCGGCGACGGGCGCGGCGAACCGGTGCCGCCGGCAGTCGCGCTGCCGGGCGGCGACCCGGAAGCCGCCGCCGCTGCCGGCGTGCGCTACGAGCCATTCGCCGTCGGCCGGAAGTGGGGGCCGGCGTGGGGCACCACGTGGTTCCACGTCACGGGCAATGTTCCGGACGACGCGGGGGACGACGTCGAGCTCATCGTCGATTTGGGCTGGCAGGACCACTCGCCGGGCTTTCAAGCCGAGGGCCTCGTCTACCGGCCCGACGGCAGCGTCGTCAAGGCGTTGAACCCGCGCAATGCGTGGATTCCGGCAGTAGCCGGCGAGTCCGTCGATCTTTATATCGAAGCCGCCGCAAATCCGCTGCTGCTCGACGTCCACCCGTTTCTCCCGACCGAGGACGGCGACAAGGCCACTGCCCGGGCCGAGCCGATCTACACGCTTGCCCGGGCCGACATCAACGTCTTTCACCGGCACGTGTGGGAGCTCGTGGGCGACTTCGAGGTGCTCGGCGGACTGGCCGCCGAACTCGGCGATACCGGACGCGGCCGCGAACTCCTCGGCGCGATTGCCGGAGCGCTGGACGCCGTCGACCTCGGCGACGTGGCTGGAAGCGCGTCGGCCGCCCGGGCGCGGCTGGCCCCCATGTTCGACAGGCCCGCCGCGGCGAGCGCACACCGGCTCACTGCCATCGGCCACGCCCATATCGACTCGGCGTGGCTGTGGCCGGTCCGTGAAACAGTGCGCAAGGTGGCCCGAACCAGTTCGAACGTGCTGGGGCTCTTGGACTCCGATCCGGATTTCAAGTTCGCCATGTCCTCGGCCCAACAATACGAGTGGATCAAGGATCACCGGCCCGAACTGTGGGACCGGGTCAAGGACGCCGTCGCCGGCGGCAGGTTCATCCCCGTCGGCGGAATGTGGGTCGAATCGGACACCAACATGGTCGGCTCGGAGGCCATGGCCCGGCAATTCATTTACGGGCAGCGGTTCTTCCGGGAAAACTTCGGCGTGACGTGCAAAGAGGTATGGCTTCCCGATTCGTTCGGCTATTCGGCGGCGCTGCCGCAAATAGTGAAGTCGGCAGGTGCCCGGTGGTTCTTGACGCAAAAGATTTCCTGGAACCAAGAGAACCCGTTCCCGCATCACACGTTCCAATGGGAAGGCATCGACGGCACCCGGGTGTTCACGCACTTCCCGCCGGCCGACACGTACAACTCGGACCTTTCGGCGAAGGAAATCGGACACGCTGAACGCAACTTCCGCGACAAGGGAGCCGCAACCCGGTCGCTCGTCCCGTTCGGATGGGGCGACGGAGGCGGGGGCCCGACCCGGGAGATGCTTGCCCGCGCCAAGCGGACGCACGACCTGGAAGGCTCGGCACGCGTCAGTATTGAAAGCCCGCGCGAGTTCTTTGAAGCTGCCGAAGCCGAATACCCCGACGCCCCGGTGTGGAAGGGCGAGCTCTACCTCGAACTGCACCGCGGCACCTACACGTCGCAAGCGCTGACCAAACAGGGCAACCGCCGTAGCGAACATCTGCTGGCCGAAGCCGAACTGTGGTCGGCCACCGCCGCCGTGTACGCCGGGCATGCGTATCCGTATGACGACTTGGAACGGCTGTGGAAGCTCGTGCTGCTGCAACAATTCCACGACATCCTGCCGGGCTCGTCGATCGCCTGGGTGCACCGCGAGGCCGCCGAGAACTACGCGCAGGTCGCTGCCGAGCTGCGCCGGCTGATCGATGCCGCGCAGTCCGCCTTGGACGCCGGCCGGCAGCTGGAGTTCAACGCGTCCCCATTTGCCCGCCACGGCGTCCCTGCGCACGCGGCGGCGGCGCCAAGCGCCATTAAACAAACCCGCGGGGTGAGCGTCGCGGAAGACGGCGGTGACGTCGTCCTCGACAACGGCGTCATCCGGGCGCGGCTCGATGCCCGCGGCCTGCTGACCTCCGTCTACGACATCGACGCCCGCCGCGAACTCATTCCGGACGGCCGGGCCGGCAACCTGCTGCAGCTGCATCAGGACTTCCCGAACATGTGGGACGCCTGGGATATCGACAGATTCTACAAGAACACGGCGGTCGACCTGACCGTTGTCGACGGCATCGACACCGACGGCACGGCAGTCGTCGTGCGGCATTCATTCGGCGCCTCGACCATCACGCAGCGCATCAGCATCGAACCGGGATCCCGCCGCGTCGACTTCGAAAACGACATCGACTGGCACGAGTCCGAGAAACTACTCAAGCTGGCGTTCCCCATCGACGTGCACGCGGATTCCGCAGCGTACGAAACGCAATTCGGGCACATTTTCCGGCCCACGCACGAGAACACGTCGTGGGACAACGCTCGGTTCGAGGTGTGCGCGCACCGGTGGGTACACGTCGGCGAAACCGGATACGGCGCTGCCGTGGCAAACGACTCGACCTATGGCCACGACGTGTCCCGGCACCCGAGCATTGCCGGCGGCACGTATTCGACGGTGCGGCTCTCGCTGGTGCGCGGGCCGAAATTCCCCGATCCGCGCACTGACCAGGGCCGGCACGTCACTCGCTGCAGCCTCGTGGTCGGCGCCGAGATTCCGGACGCCGTCGAGGCCGGATACGCGTTGAATCTTCCCGAACGCGCGGCCGGCGACTCCGACGACTCGGCATCACCGGCGGCCGTCGCCCCGCTGCTGAGCGTGGCCGAGGGACACGTCATCGTCGAGACCGTGAAGCTTGCCGAAGACCGCAGCGGCGACGTCATCGCACGCGTGTACGAGCCGTACGGTGCCCGGGCTCGCGCTCGGCTTTCCGCCGGATTCCCGGTGGCCAACGTCGTGCAGACCAACCTGCTCGAGGACGAGACCCGGCCGGACGGCGTCCGCGCGCAGGGCGACGGGATCGAACTGACGCTACGGCCGTTCCAGATCGTCACGGTGCGCTTGACGCCGGCAGATGCGGATGGCCGGCGTTGA